From a single Kitasatospora azatica KCTC 9699 genomic region:
- a CDS encoding ECF transporter S component: protein MTRLGPRSTAVLALTTLFGLAAFGWPLLASPHSALVGHAGDAPWLFTLLLPLLLAVLVAQIAESGLDPKTVALLGVLAAAGAALRPLGAGTAGLEPMFFLIVLAGRVLGAANGFVLGAVTMLASALLTGGVGPWLPFQMLAMGWVCLGAGLLPAPGTLRGRRELVLLAGYGAGSAVLYGTIMNLQGWPYIGGLGSSVAFVPGDPLTANLPRFAGYCLTTSLGWDLPRAALTAVLCLTVGAPVLRTLRRATRRAAFTAPTGSG, encoded by the coding sequence GTGACCCGACTCGGCCCGCGTTCGACCGCCGTCCTGGCGCTCACCACGCTCTTCGGCCTGGCCGCCTTCGGCTGGCCGCTGCTCGCCTCCCCGCACTCCGCGCTGGTCGGCCACGCCGGCGACGCGCCCTGGCTGTTCACCCTGCTGCTGCCACTGCTGCTGGCCGTGCTGGTCGCCCAGATCGCCGAATCCGGGCTGGACCCGAAGACCGTCGCCCTGCTCGGCGTGCTCGCCGCCGCCGGCGCGGCGCTGCGTCCGCTGGGCGCCGGGACGGCGGGTCTGGAGCCGATGTTCTTCCTGATCGTGCTGGCGGGGCGGGTGCTCGGCGCCGCCAACGGGTTCGTGCTCGGCGCGGTCACCATGCTGGCCTCCGCGCTGCTCACCGGCGGTGTCGGGCCCTGGCTGCCGTTCCAGATGCTCGCGATGGGGTGGGTCTGCCTGGGGGCCGGCCTGCTCCCGGCCCCCGGCACGCTGCGCGGCCGCCGCGAACTGGTGCTGCTGGCCGGCTACGGCGCCGGCTCCGCCGTGCTCTACGGGACGATCATGAATCTGCAGGGCTGGCCCTACATCGGCGGCCTGGGCAGCTCGGTCGCCTTCGTTCCCGGCGACCCGCTGACCGCCAACCTCCCCCGGTTCGCGGGCTACTGCCTGACCACCTCGCTCGGCTGGGACCTGCCCCGCGCGGCGCTGACCGCCGTGCTCTGCCTCACCGTCGGCGCCCCGGTGCTGCGCACCCTGCGGCGCGCCACCCGCCGCGCGGCCTTCACCGCACCGACCGGGTCTGGCTGA
- a CDS encoding ABC transporter ATP-binding protein, with amino-acid sequence MITFDQVSVHYPDAAEPALSGLDLTVPEGELCLLVGPSGSGKSTLLGAVSGLVPHFTGGTLHGRVTVAGRDTREHRPRDLADLVGSVGQDPGGHFVTDTVEEELAYGMESLGLAPAVMRRRVEETLDLLGLAELRSRPLAALSGGQRQRVAIGSVLTVHPKVLVLDEPTSALDPGAAEEVLAVVQRLVHDLGTTVLMAEHRLERVVQYADQVLLLPGDGRPPVLGEPAAVLSQSPVVPPVVGLGRLAGWSPLPLSVRDARRLAAPLRARLAEAGPPVAPARPTGDPVAETTGLTVRRGPVPALRNVSLTLHPGEITALMGRNGAGKSTLLGALAGLHAPTSGSVRAGGLTPHRARPRDLVRRVGLVPQDPRDLLYAETVAAECAAADQDAGAAPGSCRALLDRLLPGPAEQTHPRDLSEGQRLTLALAVVLTARPALLLLDEPTRGLDYLAKARLVEILDALAAAGHAILLATHDVELAAELAHRTVVLADGEIVADGPSAEVVLASPVYAPQVAKVLAPEPWLTVRQVSDALGTVAAQ; translated from the coding sequence GTGATCACCTTCGACCAGGTCTCGGTGCACTACCCGGACGCCGCCGAACCCGCCCTGAGCGGCCTGGACCTGACCGTCCCCGAGGGTGAACTCTGCCTGCTGGTCGGCCCGTCCGGCTCCGGCAAGTCCACCCTGCTCGGCGCGGTCAGCGGCCTGGTCCCGCACTTCACCGGCGGCACCCTGCACGGCCGGGTCACGGTGGCCGGCCGCGACACCCGCGAGCACCGGCCGCGCGATCTGGCCGACCTGGTCGGCAGCGTCGGCCAGGACCCGGGCGGGCACTTCGTCACCGACACGGTGGAGGAGGAACTCGCCTACGGCATGGAGTCCCTGGGCCTGGCCCCGGCCGTGATGCGGCGCCGGGTGGAGGAGACGCTCGACCTGCTGGGCCTGGCCGAGCTGCGCAGCCGCCCGCTCGCCGCCCTCTCCGGCGGGCAGCGGCAACGGGTGGCGATCGGGTCGGTGCTCACCGTGCACCCGAAGGTCCTGGTGCTGGACGAGCCCACCTCCGCGCTGGACCCGGGCGCGGCCGAGGAGGTGCTCGCGGTGGTGCAGCGCCTGGTGCACGACCTCGGCACCACCGTGCTGATGGCCGAACACCGGCTGGAGCGGGTGGTCCAGTACGCCGACCAGGTGCTGCTGCTGCCCGGCGACGGCCGACCCCCGGTCCTCGGCGAGCCGGCCGCGGTGCTCTCGCAGTCCCCGGTGGTCCCGCCGGTGGTGGGCCTGGGCCGGCTCGCGGGCTGGTCGCCGCTGCCGCTCTCGGTCCGCGACGCCCGGCGCCTGGCCGCCCCGCTGCGGGCCCGGCTGGCCGAGGCCGGTCCGCCGGTCGCCCCGGCACGGCCCACCGGTGACCCGGTCGCCGAGACCACCGGACTCACCGTCCGGCGCGGCCCGGTCCCCGCCCTTCGCAACGTCTCGCTGACCCTGCACCCCGGCGAGATCACCGCACTGATGGGCCGCAACGGCGCCGGCAAGTCCACCCTGCTCGGCGCCCTGGCCGGCCTGCACGCCCCGACGTCGGGGAGCGTCCGGGCCGGCGGGCTCACCCCGCACCGGGCCCGTCCGCGCGACTTGGTGCGCCGGGTCGGCCTGGTCCCGCAGGACCCGCGCGACCTGCTCTACGCCGAGACCGTCGCCGCCGAATGCGCCGCCGCAGACCAGGACGCCGGGGCCGCGCCGGGCAGCTGCCGGGCGCTGCTGGACCGGCTGCTGCCCGGGCCGGCCGAGCAGACCCACCCGCGTGACCTCTCCGAGGGCCAACGCCTCACCCTGGCACTGGCGGTGGTGCTGACCGCCCGCCCGGCGCTGCTCCTGCTGGACGAGCCCACCCGTGGCCTGGACTACCTGGCCAAGGCCCGCCTGGTGGAGATCCTCGACGCGCTGGCCGCCGCCGGCCACGCGATCCTGCTGGCCACCCACGACGTCGAGCTGGCCGCCGAACTCGCGCACCGCACGGTGGTGTTGGCCGACGGCGAGATCGTCGCGGACGGCCCCTCGGCCGAGGTGGTGCTGGCCTCTCCGGTCTACGCGCCACAGGTGGCCAAGGTACTGGCCCCCGAACCATGGCTGACGGTCCGTCAAGTCAGTGACGCGCTCGGGACGGTGGCCGCGCAGTGA